AGTTTTTTTATTCTGAACTTGTTCATCTAAATGTACAGTTGTTCATTATTGAAAAGATAATGAGATTTAGATTTGATCTTTTTGTCAATCCAAATCAAACAATATTTTTCAGTAATGTTTTAAGTAGTTTCTTTGAATCTAGTATATTGCGTATTGCTCGAATAATAACAGATACCGATGGGGATTTCAGAACGATTACAAAGTTTAAGAATAGGATATTCCAAAGTATAAAAGATGTTTACAAAGGAGAATTTCGAAATAGAATAAAGGAAAATCGGTTTGATAAAAATACTGAGGAATTACTTGTAAAGATTAGAGCTAGGAGAAACCAACGAATAGCACATACTATTATAAATGTAAGTGAAGAGGATCTTCATAAATCGACAATCTATTTAAAGGATTTATTTAGTTTACGAGATCAATTGAACTCAATACTTTCTACATTGTCATTTGGCACCACACGAATGATGCTACCAATTCAATACGATGAACATGTTCAGCACCCTAAGGGTACAGATAGTAGAACAGATATTGAGCGAATTTTAGATAGTCTTGCATTTGATAGCTTTATTTTATCTTTGCCAGAGAAGAATCCAGTTCTGTGGGATGCCAGAAAAAGATCACTAAAAGAGCATGACATAAAGGAGATAAATTTTTATAGGAGCAAGTTGGGTTTAAAGAATGTTTAGGCAACTCGAAGATGTCAGGTAACTTCAGCTAACACCGCATTCACGCATCGGGCTGACGCCCTCGGTCGCAGACGTGGGTTCGAGGAAGCGGGTGCTGCGACAACTCCCTACGGGAGTTCGTGAATGCGAGGAACGTTAGATGAAACTCGCTTAAAGAAATAATGGATTAGTTTAAGTGCCGTCGTGAGCTGAAGCTCCCGAATCAATGGAGTAATCGTAGCGATCAAGGAAGAAAACTCAAGAAGTGATCTCCTGACGGAGGCCACGATTACTCCATTGATGATGTTACTTTAGGAAGCGAGTTCGAAGAAGCCCGCGAGCATCATCTAACACAGTATTCACGCTGCGGGCCTGACGGCCCTTGGTCTGCCAGAGGAATTTCGGAGAAGTGGAATCAGGCAGACAACCCTGCGAGGCTAAGTCTTCGACCCAGTCGCTCCGCTCCTTTAAGCCTCTCGGGTTCGTGAATACAACGACGTTATCGGAAATTAATGTAAAGAGATGATGAGTATGATATTCCAGAGAAGTCTTTTCTCAAAGATATTGTTTACTGCAATATTTATTGGGTCAACACTATTATTGTATTTGTTTTTAGACCAGGATTTGGTGACCTTAGTTATATCAACCATTTTTTTGACTGTACTGACTTTAATAATTGGAGTTAACTACAGAGTAACAGACAATAAAGTTAGCAGATGTTTTTTTAGAATTACAATTTTTGAAGTTAATATTAATGATATAAATTATATTGAGTTCTATAGAGAGGATAAGGCCGGACATCTTAGAATTACAATTGCTAGTCCAGAAGAGGATGAATATAGAATTTGTTTTGATGATGAGAGTATAATTGTGATACCTTCTTATTATTTGAACGGGAGTATGGGTATAGGTGAATTACTGTGCAATAAATATAAGACCCCAAAGAAAATAACAACACGAACAAAATATTTTTCTGGAAACCCTTGACTGACTAGCAAGTAACTCGAAGAGGACATTAACTTCCGATAACACCGCATTCACGCGGCGGGCTGGCGCCCTTGGTCTGCCAGTAGTTAATTCGGAGAAGCGATTTCAGCAGACAACCCTGCGAGGCTAAGTCTTCGACCCGGCGCTGGCGCGCCTTAAGCCTCTCGGGTTCGTGAATGCAAGAACGTTAAGTGAAAGCCAGCCCGAAGTAAATCATGAAGAAAATCCCAACCCAATCCATCAAGAGGTTGATCCCGACCTGGGAGAAGCGAGGAAGTGTGAATCAGGACAAGTTAGTTTGATCGATGCAATTCGATCAGTCCTGCTTCTAGATGTCGGGAACAACCGGATGGATTGAGTTGGGGCATAATTCCTTAATTTCTAATGCCCTTGTTCGATCAATTCAGATTCATTCCTAATGGTTAGTTGACAACCAATTCTCGGTGTTGTCTTGGAACTATTATTAGGAATGAAGGAATTGATCTAGGATTTTGATTTCATAGGCAGTGGAGCGAGGAACTTAGATACAGGATGGTTAACAAGTGACAGCCAGTAGGATGGATCATACGAGTAACCTGCCACGCCAAGATTGTCGTGCTAATGTTTACTCTAGAGGAGGCTGTCACTTGTAAAACCTGTATCTAAGTTCCAAAACACAAAGGAAGAGAATGAAATCAAAATCGAACAAGGGCAAGGAAATTAAGGAATTATGCGGGTAGCTCAGCTGGCCATCACTTAACACCGTATTCACGCATCGGGTCTGCGCCCCTCGGTCTGCAGGAAGATTTTTCGAAGTAGCGGATTCAGCAGACAACCCTGCACTGGCTAAGTCTGACGACCCGCTCGCTAACGCTCACTTAAGCCAGTGAGGGTTCGTGAATACAAGAACGTTATCCGAAACCCCTGAAAAGCAATATATTATAAAACCTAAAGGAACTTGACAGTGAAAAGTTCTCGATAGAAAACAATCATGGCTTCCTCGCCACATCCCCGATATGAAAGTTGGGTTTAGCGTGACTGCCTAGTCCCCATACTGAGTAATACTGCGATTGGACAGAAATACGTGGCTCTTTTTGGTGGTTCGACCCTGTCTAGAAAACTGTGAGCATTCGTTATGTGAGCAACCCCGTGCTGGCTTCGGTACAAGAAGACCGAATGACCGCGGACAGAAAAATGGAGACTTCTAACGAATGCGCCAATCGTCAGTATCATTCGATTGGAGGTAGTTAAATGGAGATGTTAATTGCTCGGTGTGCCGGACTGGATGTGCATCAAGAAACCATTGTAGCTTGTGTCTTGACTGGCGAAGCGGATGAAGCACCACGCGCTGAAACACGCACTTTCCCTACGATGACTCGTGATTTGTTCTCCTTGATGACATGGCTCGAGTCCGAAGGTGTGACGCATATTGCCATGGAGAGTACAGGGATCTACTGGAAACCAGTGTACAACATATTGGAAGGGTACTTCGACATCGCCCTTGCCAATGCACAACGGATTAAGAATGTTTCTGGACGCAAAACGGATGTCAGCGATGCGGAGTGGATCGCTAAACTTTTGCGCGTAGGATTAATCGAGAAGAGCTTCGTGCCTACCGAGGATCTCCGAGAATTACGTGATTTAACACGTTTACGTAAGAAACGGGTTGGAAACTTGACCGCAGAGAAAAACCGCATTCAAAAAATGCTGGAAGCCTCCAACATCAAGTTGGGAACGGTTATTTCAGATGTGTTCGGCGTATCCGGACGCAATTTGCTGGAACGACTGGTCATGCAGGGCTACGTCGATCCGGATGATATTGAAGCCCGAGTACATGGCAACGTAAAACGTAATGTCGCTCGGGTGGCCGAGTCGCTCTTCGGAACGTTAAACAAGCACCAAATCTTGATGATTCGCAATTGCTGGGAGCATATTACCTTCCTCGAGCAATCCATCGCGTTGCTAGATGCAGAAATTGAGGTGCATCTTCAGTCCTATCAGGAAGCCTATCAGTTGATTCAAACGATTCCGGGCATAAGTGAGATTACCGCCGCAGCGATCATTGCCGAAATCGGAGTCGATATGGATCAGTTCCCAACGGCTGATCATCTCGCGTCCTGGGCAGGTGTGGCTCCGGGTAACCATGAGAGCGCGGGTAAAAAAAGTACACGAACACGTAAGGGCAATCCGCATGTGAAAACAGCTTTATGTGAAGCCGCTTGGGCAGCAACGAAGTGCCGAAAATCACAGTTGTCGGTTCGATTTTGGAAAATAGCTGCACGCCGTGGGAAGAACAAAGCCATTATTGCTCTAGCTCACAAAATGCTCACGATCATCTACATGATGTTAAAGACGAAGTCGACTTATATCGAAGGTGGACCTCCTGTCTCAAAACCTGTAGCTTAACAGTCTAGCCTATTTTAAGACTGATTATACATCACATCTCAAAAACGATGTGCCGGGCATCCTATTGCTATTTTTCAACTTTCTTCCAGAAAAACGCTATTTCTTAAAGCAACTTCGACGTTCTAATGACACTGCTTTCAATAATCCTTTCACAGAAAAATAACCCAACCTAGCGATTTTACGGTATCCTTAAGGTCTCACTCTAAAAGGATAGAATCGCTGGATGGGTTATAGACAACAGTCTAACCCATTTGCGGGCGATTGACCAGACCTATGCTCCCATACCTCGATAAAATCATAAATGAATTTCGTTCCTGCTTCTCCAGGCAAGCCACCTTTCACTGGTTTGTCATTACGGTGATCGGCCTGATGGTGCGCTCCGACCAGTTAGGGGTGACCTCCATTGTACGAGACCTTACGCTGCATCCGCGCTGCTACGAGACGCTGATCCATTTCTTTCGTTCTTCGGCCTGGTCGCTGGAATCCCTTCGATTAACTTGGCTCCAAGTCGTCCGCAAGGCGGCTCCTTTGATGACCGTTGGTGACCGCGTAGTCCTGGTGGGCGATGGCATGAAGCAGTCCAAGGAAGGCCGTCGAATGCCCGGCGTGAAGAAAATGCATCAGGAATCAGAAAATTCGTCCAAAGGTGAATATATCTTTGGCCATCTCTTTGGAGCCGTCGGTGTGTTGGTCGGAGCGTCGGCCAAATGGTTCTGCTTGCCCCTCTTTATGAATTTGCAAGACGGCGTGAAGACGATTTGGAACTGGGGAGCGTCCGCTCCAGCCGAGCCGAAATCAGATTCCCATGTGGTGCAAATGATCGGGCAGGGCTTTGCCGCCGCGAAGGTGCTTGGTGACGCCTTGTTCCTGCTGGATCGCTATTTTCTGTCCGTTCCGGCGCTGATCCGGTGGAAGCAGCAGCAGGCTGCGAGCGGAGTTCGGCTGGACCTCATCACGAAGGCCAAAGTCAACACCACAGCCTATGAATTCCCTGCCGCCAAAAAACCAGGCCGGGGCCGTCCGCCGAAGAAAGGCGTGAAAGTCAAGCTCAAGGAGCTTTTTCAAACCCGGGCAGCATCGTTTCAAACGGCCAAGGTGATGCTGTATGGCAAGGAAGAAACGGTTTCCTTTTTGTGCCTGGACCTGTTGTGGGGGCAAAAGCTGTATCAGCCTTTGCGATTTGTCCTGGTGCTGCGTGGAGACCAGACCTCCATTTTGGTGAGTACGGACCTGACGCTTGCCGGTCCCGAGATCATTTCCTTGTACGGATACCGGTTCAAGATCGAATGTACGTTTCGGGAAATGAAACAAGTCATCGGCGCCTTCGGCTATCGCTTCTGGAGCAAATCCATGCCGAAGCTCAAGCGGTATCTGCGCAAGACCGAGAACCATCCACTGGAACAAGTAAAGAACGAACAGGATCAAAAGCGAATACGACAAACACTTGAAGCCATCGAAGGATTCGTCATGTGCAGTTGCATCGCAACCGGCTTAATTCAGATGGTCGCGTTGACGTTTTCGGCGCGTACGCCGGGCTTGTTCTCGCGCTATTTGCGAACACCATCGAAAGCCATCGTCTCTGAGGCTACCGTGGCGGTTTATTTGCGCAGATCCATTTTTCGCATGGTTGCCCAGCACCCGGATTTACCCATAACCGAAATAATTCGTTCCAAGCAGGAAAAAACCACGAACAACGTGGATTTGCTGGCTTCTTAAGCGTTAGAACTTTTCACTGTCCAGTAAAGGAAGAATACTCATGCAAATTCAAGGTATAAGTCACTTATGCTTTTCAGTGTCTGATTTAACTAAATCTATTATGTTTTATCAGCAAGTTTTTGGAGCAAAGATATTAGTAAAGGGCAGAAAGCTAGCTTATTTTGATTTAAATGGATTATGGATAGCTTTAAATGAGGAATCTGAAATTGA
Above is a genomic segment from Paenibacillus sp. YYML68 containing:
- a CDS encoding IS110 family transposase; amino-acid sequence: MEMLIARCAGLDVHQETIVACVLTGEADEAPRAETRTFPTMTRDLFSLMTWLESEGVTHIAMESTGIYWKPVYNILEGYFDIALANAQRIKNVSGRKTDVSDAEWIAKLLRVGLIEKSFVPTEDLRELRDLTRLRKKRVGNLTAEKNRIQKMLEASNIKLGTVISDVFGVSGRNLLERLVMQGYVDPDDIEARVHGNVKRNVARVAESLFGTLNKHQILMIRNCWEHITFLEQSIALLDAEIEVHLQSYQEAYQLIQTIPGISEITAAAIIAEIGVDMDQFPTADHLASWAGVAPGNHESAGKKSTRTRKGNPHVKTALCEAAWAATKCRKSQLSVRFWKIAARRGKNKAIIALAHKMLTIIYMMLKTKSTYIEGGPPVSKPVA
- a CDS encoding transposase — protein: MLPYLDKIINEFRSCFSRQATFHWFVITVIGLMVRSDQLGVTSIVRDLTLHPRCYETLIHFFRSSAWSLESLRLTWLQVVRKAAPLMTVGDRVVLVGDGMKQSKEGRRMPGVKKMHQESENSSKGEYIFGHLFGAVGVLVGASAKWFCLPLFMNLQDGVKTIWNWGASAPAEPKSDSHVVQMIGQGFAAAKVLGDALFLLDRYFLSVPALIRWKQQQAASGVRLDLITKAKVNTTAYEFPAAKKPGRGRPPKKGVKVKLKELFQTRAASFQTAKVMLYGKEETVSFLCLDLLWGQKLYQPLRFVLVLRGDQTSILVSTDLTLAGPEIISLYGYRFKIECTFREMKQVIGAFGYRFWSKSMPKLKRYLRKTENHPLEQVKNEQDQKRIRQTLEAIEGFVMCSCIATGLIQMVALTFSARTPGLFSRYLRTPSKAIVSEATVAVYLRRSIFRMVAQHPDLPITEIIRSKQEKTTNNVDLLAS